A stretch of the Corylus avellana chromosome ca6, CavTom2PMs-1.0 genome encodes the following:
- the LOC132184881 gene encoding protein ENDOSPERM DEFECTIVE 1-like has product MNELVADKSATAMEGASVVSPPPPPPPPPPSLRRPRVREVSSRFMSPLILSPLAKQQRSTSAHRQRHMEPLCSSDENRPTESIQILSLETSPPLGSRCKAALTSTTSQRKQRAVGKLFKENAGKIVTNAFTTPSRPDTPTLDRDRMIPSRFRRSTNMNISATAAAKLLQSSGMSAQPSVPVDPSLLTADDNNQNPLLNCTATARSLPDFRSFMPEADMLPTVSTRLLAEKCCTRGNGTGGGSDSLKLSTSPCSRSLNLPLSVCVKQAYGLPKPYTNSVKMGAFSLPPVPPCAKLGTDNRKGKKVSSHQEDVHTVRLLHNRYLQWRYANAKAEASIRAQQRESERTLHSLGVRISDFYDSVKRKHIELGLLQRTKTVSTILEAQIPHLAEWSALEKDYSIYLSEAIQALLNASLQLPIVNVRADIGEVGEALNSGMKVMEIIIFHLQSFMPKAEETDNLISELARVSGGEKALVEECGDLLSKTCTSQVEEFSLRSQLVQLHHFCHISKNE; this is encoded by the exons ATGAACGAATTGGTCGCAGACAAGTCCGCCACGGCGATGGAGGGAGCGTCAGTAgtttctcctcctcctccccctcctcctccgCCACCATCTCTTAGGCGGCCGAGGGTGAGGGAGGTTAGCTCTAGGTTCATGTCTCCTCTCATTTTGTCGCCACTTGCTAAGCAGCAGCGCTCAACCTCCGCGCATAGGCAGCGGCACATGGAGCCCTTGTGCTCTTCCGATGAGAACAGGCCCACCGAGTCCATTCAGATTCTGAGCCTGGAAACTTCACCCCCTTTGGGATCTCGTTGTAAAGCAGCTCTGACCTCTACTACTAGTCAGAGAAAACAGCGTGCTGTAGGCAAGCTTTTCAAAGAAAACGCTGGAAAAATTGTTACCAACGCTTTTACCACACCCTCCAGGCCTGACACTCCTACTTTGGATAGGGATAGGATGATTCCATCGAGATTCAGACGGTCTACCAACATGAACATCAGTGCCACAGCTGCGGCCAAGCTGTTGCAATCAAGCGGCATGTCGGCTCAACCTTCTGTTCCCGTAGATCCTTCTTTGCTGACTGCAGATGACAATAATCAGAATCCACTTCTAAACTGCACGGCAACAGCACGGTCTCTTCCCGATTTCCGCTCTTTCATGCCTGAGGCAGACATGTTGCCAACGGTTTCCACTAGATTGCTGGCTGAGAAATGTTGCACTAGAGGTAATGGGACTGGCGGTGGCAGCGATTCTTTGAAATTGTCTACTTCCCCTTGCTCCCGTTCTCTAAATTTGCCATTATCAGTTTGTGTAAAACAAGCCTATGGTCTCCCCAAGCCGTACACAAACTCTGTGAAGATGGGGGCCTTCTCTCTGCCTCCAGTCCCGCCTTGCGCCAAGTTGGGGACAGATAATAGGAAGGGAAAGAAAGTTTCCTCCCATCAGGAAGATGTACATACAGTCAGATTGCTTCACAACCGTTATCTGCAGTGGAGATATGCCAATGCAAAAGCAGAGGCCTCCATCCGAGCTCAGCAAAGAGAAAGCGAG AGAACCCTTCATTCCCTTGGGGTCAGGATATCAGATTTCTATGATTCTGTGAAGAGGAAACACATAGAACTTGGGCTTTTGCAAAGAACAAAGACTGTATCAACAATCCTTGAAGCTCAA ATTCCACATTTGGCGGAGTGGTCTGCTCTCGAAAAGgattattcaatttatttatcaGAAGCAATTCAAGCTTTGTTGAACGCCTCACTTCAACTTCCCATTGTGAATGTTAGG GCTGATATAGGAGAGGTAGGGGAGGCATTGAACTCAGGGATGAAGGTGAtggaaattataatttttcatcTTCAAAGCTTCATGCCAAAG GCGGAAGAAACAGACAATTTGATTTCAGAACTAGCCAGAGTAAGTGGGGGAGAAAAAGCTCTTGTTGAAGAATGTGGCGATCTGCTGTCGAAGACGTGTACATCGCAG GTGGAAGAGTTCAGTTTAAGGAGCCAACTAGTACAATTGCATCATTTCTGTCATATCTCCAAGAATGAGTAA